One Miscanthus floridulus cultivar M001 chromosome 11, ASM1932011v1, whole genome shotgun sequence DNA window includes the following coding sequences:
- the LOC136493081 gene encoding trihelix transcription factor ENAP1-like, whose product MDDDDDVSHSLSPSPPSSSALPVDGPVTVAAAPPGASMAVALPIHRTAASLYASGGGGGGGGGSGGGGGGREDAWSDGATSALIDAWGERFVALGRGSLRHPQWQEVADAVSSRDGYSKAPRSDVQCKNRIDTLKKKYKVERVKPVSAWQFFDRLDFLLAPAYGNKPGSGGGGGGHKSNSRSQVPAALRVGFPQRSRTPLMPAAGSAAKRRAPSPEPSVSSESSDGFPPVPALPAVNGKRKRTDDGRADYDGGSSGDDRAQGLRELAQAIRRFGEAYERVEAAKLEQAAEMERRCMDFTQELESQRVQFFLNTQMELTQAKNHASPATAAVPAGGSSRRISVVTDVGGSSNHHSRYRISHGDRHRHAPRPHYQQYHDNNNHAGAGAASEGEQSDDEEDDYEEESQ is encoded by the coding sequence atggacgacgacgacgacgtgtcGCACTCCCTCTCCCCgtcgccgccctcctcctccgcgCTCCCCGTGGACGGCCCCGTCACCGTCGCTGCTGCGCCGCCGGGCGCCTCCATGGCTGTCGCGCTCCCGATCCATAGGACCGCGGCGTCCCTGtacgccagcggcggcggcggcggcgggggtggcgggagcgggggcggtggcggcgggaggGAGGACGCCTGGAGCGACGGCGCCACCTCCGCGCTCATCGACGCCTGGGGCGAGCGCTTCGTCGCGCTCGGCCGCGGCAGCCTCCGCCACCCGCAGTGGCAGGAGGTCGCCGACGCCGTCTCCTCCCGTGACGGCTACTCCAAGGCGCCCAGGTCCGATGTCCAGTGCAAGAACCGCATCGACACgctcaagaagaagtacaaggtcgAGAGGGTCAAGCCGGTCTCCGCCTGGCAGTTCTTCGACCGCCTCGATTTCCTCCTCGCGCCCGCCTACGGCAACAAGCctggctccggcggcggcggcggagggcacAAGTCCAACAGCCGCAGCCAGGTGCCTGCGGCGCTGCGGGTGGGCTTCCCGCAGCGCAGCCGCACGCCGCTGATGCCCGCGGCAGGCTCCGCGGCCAAGCGGAGGGCGCCTTCGCCGGAGCCATCCGTGTCCTCCGAGTCCTCCGACGGCTTCCCGCCGGTGCCGGCCCTTCCGGCAGTGAacgggaagaggaagaggacggACGATGGGCGCGCCGACTACGACGGTGGCAGCAGCGGCGACGACCGCGCGCAGGGGCTTCGGGAGCTGGCGCAGGCGATACGGCGCTTCGGCGAGGCGTACGAGCGCGTGGAGGCCGCGAAGCTGGAGCAGGCCGCCGAGATGGAGCGTCGGTGCATGGACTTCACGCAGGAGCTGGAGTCGCAGCGCGTGCAGTTCTTCCTCAACACGCAGATGGAGCTCACGCAGGCCAAGAACCACGCGTCTCCTGCCACGGCCGCCGTCCCTGCTGGTGGCTCATCTAGGAGGATTTCAGTGGTTACCGACGTCGGTGGCAGCAGTAATCACCATAGCCGTTACCGGATCAGCCATGGTGACAGGCACCGTCATGCTCCACGCCCACATTACCAGCAGTACCATGACAACAACAATCACGCGGGGGCAGGGGCTGCAAGTGAAGGTGAGCAGTCTGATGACGAGGAGgatgattatgaagaagagaGCCAGTAA